Part of the Halobaculum halobium genome, TACGAGCGGATCGGCGAGTACGCACGGATCGAGGTCGCTCCGGAGGCGCAGCGAGCGCGTGTCCGGACCCGGCGGGGGCGTTTGAACGGCTCGACGCCGACGCGTGGCCGCGGCTGGACGCAGTGTACGACGAGTGGGCGGGCGACGAGTTCCGGCTGGACCGCGGCGAGGGCTGGTGGCGCCATCGAGTATTCGAGTCGTGGGAGACCGACCCGTACGTGTACGGGTGGACCGACGGTGACCGGGGCGACTCACTCCGCGGCTATCTCGTCTACACGATTCGGGACGAGGATGGCTCCGACGGACGAGCGTTGACGGTGAACGAGTTCGCGGCCAGAGACCGGGAGGCTCGCCGACAGCTCCTGCGATTCTGTCGCGATCACGACTCGCAGGTTGAGCGCGTCCGGTTCACCGGGCCGGCCGACACCCGCCTGTTTGACGACCTCGACGACCCGCAGGCCGCGGAGACGGAGATCCGTCCCGGACCGATGGCGCGCGTCGTCGACGTCGAATCTGCGCTGGCGGCGATCGAGTATCCCGCGGACCTCGAGACGACGCTCGTGTTCGAC contains:
- a CDS encoding GNAT family N-acetyltransferase, which gives rise to MYDEWAGDEFRLDRGEGWWRHRVFESWETDPYVYGWTDGDRGDSLRGYLVYTIRDEDGSDGRALTVNEFAARDREARRQLLRFCRDHDSQVERVRFTGPADTRLFDDLDDPQAAETEIRPGPMARVVDVESALAAIEYPADLETTLVFDVRDDSCEWNDDRFRLRVADGRGTVDRVADADAEVVLDIGALARLVVGSHSANRLVELGAVDTEGEATQPALAAAFPPTNPFLREGF